A genomic stretch from Etheostoma cragini isolate CJK2018 chromosome 8, CSU_Ecrag_1.0, whole genome shotgun sequence includes:
- the mob2a gene encoding MOB kinase activator 2a isoform X3 has protein sequence MRFKRNGSYTLNRKSKTKPNGKKPPAEEKKQYLELEYTKIRVVDFDLKELVVLPREIDLNEWLASNTTTFFNLINLQYSTISEFCTGDTCQAMTACNTIYYWYDERGKKTKCTAPQYVDFVMSLCQKLVTDEEIFPTKYGKEFPNSFESLVKKICRYLFHVLAHLYWAHFKETVALDLQGHLNTLYAHFIVFVREFSLVDSKETCIMDDLSEVLCAPVPPPAPTPAPSAPASAPSPSSQNHVTER, from the exons GAAGTCGAAGACAAAGCCAAATGGAAAGAAGCCTCCTGCAGAAGAGAAGAAGCAGTACTTGGAGCTGGAGTACACAAAAATCCGTGTTGTGGACTTTGACCTCAAGGAGCTGGTGGTGCTTCCCAGAGAGATAGACCTCAACGAATGGCTAGCCAGCAACA CGACGACATTCTTCAATCTTATCAACCTGCAGTACAGCACCATCTCAGAGTTCTGCACTGGGGACACCTGTCAAGCCATGACAGCCTGCAACAC aaTATACTACTGGTATGACGAGAGGGGGAAGAAGACGAAGTGCACTGCTCCACAATATGTTGATTTCGTAATGAGTCTCTGTCAGAAACTGGTCACAGACGAGGAAATCTTTCCTACAAAATACG GCAAAGAGTTCCCCAACTCTTTTGAGTCCTTGGTAAAGAAGATCTGCCGGTACCTGTTCCACGTGCTGGCTCACCTCTACTGGGCGCACTTTAAAGAGACCGTGGCTCTGGACCTGCAGGGCCACTTGAACACTCTGTATGCACATTTCATCGTTTTCGTAAGGGAATTCAGCCTGGTCGACTCCAAGGAGACCTGTATCATGGACGACCTGTCCGAAGTCCTTTGCGCCCCTGTCCCGCCACCCGCGCCCACCCCAGCACCTTCTGCCCCAGCCTCAGCGCCCTCCCCTTCTTCACAAAACCACGTGACGGAGAGATGA
- the mob2a gene encoding MOB kinase activator 2a isoform X2 produces MGVLVCCDCFFYRKSKTKPNGKKPPAEEKKQYLELEYTKIRVVDFDLKELVVLPREIDLNEWLASNTTTFFNLINLQYSTISEFCTGDTCQAMTACNTIYYWYDERGKKTKCTAPQYVDFVMSLCQKLVTDEEIFPTKYGKEFPNSFESLVKKICRYLFHVLAHLYWAHFKETVALDLQGHLNTLYAHFIVFVREFSLVDSKETCIMDDLSEVLCAPVPPPAPTPAPSAPASAPSPSSQNHVTER; encoded by the exons GAAGTCGAAGACAAAGCCAAATGGAAAGAAGCCTCCTGCAGAAGAGAAGAAGCAGTACTTGGAGCTGGAGTACACAAAAATCCGTGTTGTGGACTTTGACCTCAAGGAGCTGGTGGTGCTTCCCAGAGAGATAGACCTCAACGAATGGCTAGCCAGCAACA CGACGACATTCTTCAATCTTATCAACCTGCAGTACAGCACCATCTCAGAGTTCTGCACTGGGGACACCTGTCAAGCCATGACAGCCTGCAACAC aaTATACTACTGGTATGACGAGAGGGGGAAGAAGACGAAGTGCACTGCTCCACAATATGTTGATTTCGTAATGAGTCTCTGTCAGAAACTGGTCACAGACGAGGAAATCTTTCCTACAAAATACG GCAAAGAGTTCCCCAACTCTTTTGAGTCCTTGGTAAAGAAGATCTGCCGGTACCTGTTCCACGTGCTGGCTCACCTCTACTGGGCGCACTTTAAAGAGACCGTGGCTCTGGACCTGCAGGGCCACTTGAACACTCTGTATGCACATTTCATCGTTTTCGTAAGGGAATTCAGCCTGGTCGACTCCAAGGAGACCTGTATCATGGACGACCTGTCCGAAGTCCTTTGCGCCCCTGTCCCGCCACCCGCGCCCACCCCAGCACCTTCTGCCCCAGCCTCAGCGCCCTCCCCTTCTTCACAAAACCACGTGACGGAGAGATGA
- the mob2a gene encoding MOB kinase activator 2a isoform X1, translating into MVGDYCSFSGDKKDMHSQRNSKNGLSCKMVLQAVGKVLRKSKTKPNGKKPPAEEKKQYLELEYTKIRVVDFDLKELVVLPREIDLNEWLASNTTTFFNLINLQYSTISEFCTGDTCQAMTACNTIYYWYDERGKKTKCTAPQYVDFVMSLCQKLVTDEEIFPTKYGKEFPNSFESLVKKICRYLFHVLAHLYWAHFKETVALDLQGHLNTLYAHFIVFVREFSLVDSKETCIMDDLSEVLCAPVPPPAPTPAPSAPASAPSPSSQNHVTER; encoded by the exons ATGGTCGGAGATTATTGCTCCTTTTCTGGAGATAAGAAGGACATGCACTCTCAGAGAAACTCCAAAAACGGACTAAGTTGCAAAATGGTGCTCCAGGCAGTCGGAAAAGTACTAAG GAAGTCGAAGACAAAGCCAAATGGAAAGAAGCCTCCTGCAGAAGAGAAGAAGCAGTACTTGGAGCTGGAGTACACAAAAATCCGTGTTGTGGACTTTGACCTCAAGGAGCTGGTGGTGCTTCCCAGAGAGATAGACCTCAACGAATGGCTAGCCAGCAACA CGACGACATTCTTCAATCTTATCAACCTGCAGTACAGCACCATCTCAGAGTTCTGCACTGGGGACACCTGTCAAGCCATGACAGCCTGCAACAC aaTATACTACTGGTATGACGAGAGGGGGAAGAAGACGAAGTGCACTGCTCCACAATATGTTGATTTCGTAATGAGTCTCTGTCAGAAACTGGTCACAGACGAGGAAATCTTTCCTACAAAATACG GCAAAGAGTTCCCCAACTCTTTTGAGTCCTTGGTAAAGAAGATCTGCCGGTACCTGTTCCACGTGCTGGCTCACCTCTACTGGGCGCACTTTAAAGAGACCGTGGCTCTGGACCTGCAGGGCCACTTGAACACTCTGTATGCACATTTCATCGTTTTCGTAAGGGAATTCAGCCTGGTCGACTCCAAGGAGACCTGTATCATGGACGACCTGTCCGAAGTCCTTTGCGCCCCTGTCCCGCCACCCGCGCCCACCCCAGCACCTTCTGCCCCAGCCTCAGCGCCCTCCCCTTCTTCACAAAACCACGTGACGGAGAGATGA
- the mob2a gene encoding MOB kinase activator 2a isoform X4 has product MDWLMGKSKTKPNGKKPPAEEKKQYLELEYTKIRVVDFDLKELVVLPREIDLNEWLASNTTTFFNLINLQYSTISEFCTGDTCQAMTACNTIYYWYDERGKKTKCTAPQYVDFVMSLCQKLVTDEEIFPTKYGKEFPNSFESLVKKICRYLFHVLAHLYWAHFKETVALDLQGHLNTLYAHFIVFVREFSLVDSKETCIMDDLSEVLCAPVPPPAPTPAPSAPASAPSPSSQNHVTER; this is encoded by the exons GAAGTCGAAGACAAAGCCAAATGGAAAGAAGCCTCCTGCAGAAGAGAAGAAGCAGTACTTGGAGCTGGAGTACACAAAAATCCGTGTTGTGGACTTTGACCTCAAGGAGCTGGTGGTGCTTCCCAGAGAGATAGACCTCAACGAATGGCTAGCCAGCAACA CGACGACATTCTTCAATCTTATCAACCTGCAGTACAGCACCATCTCAGAGTTCTGCACTGGGGACACCTGTCAAGCCATGACAGCCTGCAACAC aaTATACTACTGGTATGACGAGAGGGGGAAGAAGACGAAGTGCACTGCTCCACAATATGTTGATTTCGTAATGAGTCTCTGTCAGAAACTGGTCACAGACGAGGAAATCTTTCCTACAAAATACG GCAAAGAGTTCCCCAACTCTTTTGAGTCCTTGGTAAAGAAGATCTGCCGGTACCTGTTCCACGTGCTGGCTCACCTCTACTGGGCGCACTTTAAAGAGACCGTGGCTCTGGACCTGCAGGGCCACTTGAACACTCTGTATGCACATTTCATCGTTTTCGTAAGGGAATTCAGCCTGGTCGACTCCAAGGAGACCTGTATCATGGACGACCTGTCCGAAGTCCTTTGCGCCCCTGTCCCGCCACCCGCGCCCACCCCAGCACCTTCTGCCCCAGCCTCAGCGCCCTCCCCTTCTTCACAAAACCACGTGACGGAGAGATGA